The following coding sequences are from one Lipingzhangella halophila window:
- the gcvH gene encoding glycine cleavage system protein GcvH, with the protein MSVPAELNYTSEHEWVAITDGVATIGITAYAAEALGDIVYVEPPEVDTTVQAGDTCGEVESTKSVSDIYSPVNGEVVDVNRTVIDEPELIGTDPYGQGWLFKVELSQDPSDLLSPEQYTQLTEGEG; encoded by the coding sequence TTGAGCGTTCCCGCGGAGCTGAACTACACGAGCGAGCACGAGTGGGTGGCCATTACCGATGGTGTCGCCACCATCGGCATCACGGCCTACGCCGCCGAGGCGCTGGGGGACATCGTCTACGTGGAGCCTCCCGAGGTCGACACCACCGTTCAAGCTGGTGACACGTGCGGTGAGGTCGAATCGACCAAGTCCGTCAGTGACATCTACTCCCCGGTAAACGGGGAGGTGGTCGATGTGAACCGAACCGTGATCGACGAGCCCGAACTCATCGGCACCGACCCGTACGGCCAGGGCTGGCTCTTCAAGGTGGAGCTCTCCCAGGACCCGTCCGACCTGCTCAGTCCGGAACAGTACACACAGCTGACCGAAGGTGAAGGTTAA
- a CDS encoding serine hydroxymethyltransferase, with protein MPSESNLLDQTLDKLDPEVAAAVGAELARQRDTLEMIASENFAPQAVLEAQGTVLTNKYAEGYPGRRYYGGCEHVDVVEQLAIDRAKALFGAEHANVQPHSGAQANTAVYFALLKPGDTILGLDLAHGGHLTHGMKLNYSGKILNAVAYHVREEDGTVDYDEVEKLAREHQPKMLVAGWSAYPRQLDFARFRQIADEVGALLLVDMAHFAGLVAAGLHPNPVPYADVVTTTTHKTLGGPRGGLILAKEEYGKKINSAVFPGMQGGPLEHVIAGKAVALKMAAGEEFADRQRRTVAGARILADRLTRPDCTQTGVNVLSGGTDVHLVLVDLVNSQLNGQEAEDRLHEIGITVNRNAVPNDPRPPMVTSGLRVGTPALATRGFDEADFTEVADIIAEALKPEYDAAALGERVQALVRKHPLYPGI; from the coding sequence ATGCCCTCTGAGAGCAACCTGCTCGACCAGACACTGGACAAGCTCGATCCCGAGGTGGCCGCGGCCGTCGGCGCCGAGCTGGCGCGCCAGCGCGACACCCTGGAGATGATCGCCTCCGAGAACTTCGCCCCGCAGGCGGTTCTGGAGGCGCAGGGAACTGTCCTCACCAACAAGTACGCCGAAGGCTACCCCGGCCGCCGCTACTACGGCGGCTGCGAGCATGTCGATGTTGTCGAGCAGCTCGCGATCGACCGGGCGAAGGCGCTGTTCGGCGCCGAGCACGCCAACGTGCAGCCCCACTCTGGCGCCCAGGCCAACACCGCTGTCTACTTCGCCCTGCTCAAGCCGGGCGACACCATCCTCGGGCTGGATCTGGCGCACGGTGGCCACCTCACGCACGGCATGAAGCTCAACTACTCGGGCAAGATCCTCAACGCCGTGGCGTACCACGTCCGCGAGGAGGACGGCACGGTCGACTACGACGAGGTGGAGAAGCTCGCCCGCGAGCACCAGCCGAAGATGCTCGTCGCCGGCTGGTCGGCGTATCCCCGCCAGCTCGACTTCGCCCGGTTCCGCCAGATCGCCGACGAGGTCGGGGCGCTGCTCCTGGTGGACATGGCGCACTTCGCCGGGCTGGTGGCCGCCGGCCTGCACCCGAACCCGGTGCCCTACGCCGACGTCGTCACCACCACCACGCACAAGACGCTCGGCGGCCCCCGCGGCGGGCTCATCCTCGCCAAGGAGGAGTACGGCAAGAAGATCAACTCCGCCGTGTTCCCCGGCATGCAGGGCGGACCGCTGGAGCATGTCATCGCGGGCAAGGCGGTGGCGCTGAAGATGGCGGCGGGCGAGGAGTTCGCCGACCGCCAGCGGCGCACCGTCGCCGGCGCCCGGATCCTCGCCGACCGGCTCACCCGGCCCGACTGCACCCAGACGGGCGTGAACGTGCTCTCCGGGGGGACCGACGTCCACCTGGTCCTGGTGGACCTGGTGAACTCGCAGCTCAACGGCCAGGAGGCCGAGGACCGGCTGCATGAGATCGGCATCACGGTGAACCGCAACGCGGTGCCCAACGACCCGCGCCCGCCCATGGTCACCTCCGGGCTGCGCGTCGGCACCCCGGCGCTGGCCACCCGCGGCTTCGACGAGGCCGACTTCACCGAGGTCGCCGACATCATCGCCGAGGCGCTCAAGCCCGAGTACGACGCCGCGGCGCTGGGCGAACGCGTCCAGGCCCTGGTCCGCAAGCACCCGCTGTACCCCGGGATCTAG